The following is a genomic window from Variovorax paradoxus.
CCAGGTAGGGCTCGTTGTCGCTCGTCAGCCGCACCTGGCCGCACACCGGCAGGTCGACCGAAGTCACCAGGTAGTGCATCGGGTCGTACACATAGATGTCGTCGCCCACGATGATCCGCTTGGAGCCTTGCGCTATGAGCCCGAGCGCCGGGGTGGCAAAGGCGTGCTTGGGGCCGTCGGGCTTGCTGATGCAGAACACCTGCAGGCCGGCCACCGGTGTTTCCACAGTGCCGTCGCGCCCGCCCGTGATGCGGTTGATCAGCGCCACCAGTTCCTTGCGGGCCTCGTCGAGTTCGGGCTCCAGGGGCATCGGCTGGGCAATGGCGGCAGTGGTTTCGGGTGTTTCGTCGGACATGTTCAGGGCTTTGTCGCGGTTGGATCCACGGTGCCACGCACCGTGGAGGATCGGGTGGTTACAGCTTAGCGCCGCGCTTGCAAATCTGCACGGGCCCGAACCGAGGTCTGGAGAATTAGGCAAAGACTTTGCAGAAACGCACTCGCCGCGCCGGTGCCTGCGGGCGGATACTTTTTGCCGACGACGCTTTTCCAACGCAAAGGACCTCTCCATGCAATACCGCAAGTTCGGCCGTACCGGCCTGTTCGTTTCCGAGCTGTGCCTCGGCACCATGACCTTCGGCGGCGCCAGCGGCATCTGGGGGCATATCGGCAACCTCCAGCAAGCCGAGGCCGAAAGCCTGGTCGGCCGGGCACTGGACGCGGGCATCAACTTCATCGACACCGCCGACGTGTATTCCGAAGGCCTTTCGGAAACCATCACCGGCCAGGCGCTGAAGAACCTCAAGGTACCGCGCGACAACGTCGTGGTCGCCACCAAGGTTTTCGGCGAAGCCGGCAAGAGCCCCAATGCGGCCGGCGCCTCGCGCTATCACATCATGGACGGCGTGAAGGCGAGCCTCAAGCGCCTGCAGCTCGACCATATCGACCTGTACCAGATCCACGGCTTCGACCCGGTCACGCCCATCGAGGAAACCGTGCGCGCGCTGGACAACCTGGTGCAGCAAGGCCACGTGCGCTATGTGGGCGTTTCGAACTGGGCCGCCTGGCAGATCATGAAGGCGCTGGGCATTGCCGAGCGCCAGGGCCTCGCGCGCTTCGAGTCGCTGCAGGCCTACTACACCATTGCGGGCCGCGACCTGGAGCGCGAGCTCGCGCCCATGCTGCGGAGCGAAAACGTCGGCCTCATGGTCTGGAGCCCGCTGGCGGGCGGCCTGCTCAGCGGCAAGTACGGGCGCAATACCGAAGCCGAAAAAGGCAGCCGCCGCACCACCTTCGACTTTCCGCCGGTGAATGTGGTGCGGGCCTACGACTGCATCGACGCGATGCGCGAACTGGCCGAGGCGCGCAAGGTGTCGGTGGCACAGATCGCGCTGGCATGGCTGCTGCACCAGCAGGTGGTAACCAGCGTGATCGTGGGCGCCAAGCGCGTCGAGCAGCTGGACGACAACATTGCCGCAACGGCCATCCGGCTCGGCGCCGACGAGCTGGCGCAACTCGACCAGGTGAGCGCGCTGCCTTCCGAGTACCCGGGCTGGATGCTCGAGCGTCAGGGCGGCGCACGGGCAAAGCGCCTGGCGGAATCGAGTCAGCGCGGCTGAACGTCTCGCAGGATCAGGCCAGCTCGGCTGAGCGCCTCGCGATGTGCGCCGCGGTTGCGCGCAGCGCACGCAGGTCGAGGTGCTGCGCGGCGCTTGCCGCAGAAGCCTCTGCCAGGTGCGGCACCACGCCCAGCAATGGCGCCCCGAGCCGGCCGCGCAAGGTCTGCAGGTTGGCGTCGGGCGCCAGCATCCCCGGCTCGATGATGCTCGCGACCCAACCCGACAGCACAAGGCCGCGCGCCCGGATGGCTTCGGCCGTGAGCAGCGCGTGGTTCAGGCAGCCCAGGCGCAGCCCGACCACGAGCACCACGGGCAAGCCCAGCGCCACGGCGAGGTCTGCGCTGTCGAGGTCGTCGCCAAACGGCACGCAGAACCCGCCCACCCCCTCGACCACCACCGCATCGGCGCGCTGCGACAAGGCCGCAAAGGCCGAGAGCAGCGGCGGCAACTCGATGCGCACGCCCTCTTCCCGCGCCGCCAGGTGCGGCGACATCGGCGCGCGCAGCAGGTACGGGCAACGCAGCGCCAGCGGTGCGTCGACATTGCCTGCGGCATGCAGCTGCTCGACATCGTCGTTGCGTCACGCACCATCGACCAAGTCCAGGCCCGCCGCCACCGGCTTCATGCCGACCGCGCGCAGGCCCGAGGCGGCCAGCAGGCTCAGCATTGCGCTGCTGACCAGCGTCTTGCCGACGCCCGTGTCGGTGCCGGTAACGAACCAGCGCCGGGGCGTCATGGGTGCACCTCGGGCTGCTGCGCCAGCGCGCTGCCCACTGCATCGACCAGGCGGGCCACATCGGACTCGGTGTGGCTGGCCGATAGCGTGATCCGCAGGCGCGCGGTGCCGGCAGGCACGGTCGGCGGACGGATCGCACCCACGCGCAGTCCGCGGGCATCGAGCTGCGCCATGGTTTCCATTGCACGCGCGTTGCCGCCGACGATCAGCGGCTGGATCGCGGTGGATGAAGCGGGCAGCCAGGCGCTGCCGCCCGGCTGCAAGATGGCCTCTAGGCCCCGGCGAAACTGGGCGATGCGTGCCTTCAGGCGGGCCCGGCGCGCATCGCCCTCTTCGCCCTCGATCAGCTTGAGGCTCGCAAGCAACGCATGCGCAACGGCCGGCGGCGCGGCGGTGGTGAAGATGTATGGCCGCGCCTTTTGCACCAGGTAGTCGGCCACGGTGCGGTGCGCAGCCACGAACGCGCCCGAAACCCCGGCCGCCTTGCCGAGCGTGCCCACAAGCACCAGCCGCTCCGAGCGCAGGCCCTCCGCCTGCAGCACGCCGCGCCCCGTGGCGCCCAGCACGCCGAAGCCGTGCGCGTCGTCCAGCACCAGCCAGGCGTCGTGGCGCTCCGCCAGTGAGAGCAGCCCCGCTACTGGCGCGATGTTGCCGTCCATGCTGAAGACCGCATCGCTCACGATGAGCTTGACCGGTGCATCGCAGGCGCCGAGCTGCGCATCCAGCGCGGCCAGGTCGCAATGCGGATAGCGCTCGACCCGAGCCTTGGCCAGCCGTGCGCCGTCGATCAGCGAGGCATGGTTGAGCGACTCCGAAAAAATCACGGCTTCGGCACCGCCAAGCGCCGATAGCACCGCGAGGTTGGCCATGTAGCCCGTGCAGAAGAACAGGCTGCGCGCCTCGGGAATGAAGGGCGCCATCCAGTCGCCGAGCCGCTCTTCCAGCTCCGCATGCGCGCGCGAATGGCCAAGCACCAGGTGCGACCCGCCACTGCCGGTGCCATAGCGTGCCGCGCCTTCGGCCAATGCGGCGGCCAGCGCCGGGTGCGCTGCCAGCCCCAGGTAGTCGTTGCTGCTGAAGCAGAGCATGGCGCGCTGCGCTTGTGCGCCGGAGAGCGTCAGCGTCTGCTCGGGCGCGCAGGCCGTCTCGGCGATCTGCCGCCGGCGGCGCAGCGACTGCGCATCGAGCGCCGCAATCTCGTCCTCCAGGCGTTCAAGCAAGCGCGACATCGCGGCCTCCTTGTTCTGCGCGGCCGGGCACGTCTAGCGCCCGCAGCGTGTCCAGCGTGGCGTCGACCAGCAGGTCGATCTCGCCGTCGCCAATCGCATACGGCGGCATGAGGTACACCGTGGCGCCGATCGGCCGCATCAACAGGCCGTTTGCCCGCGCGCCCAGGTGAAAGCGCTCGGCAAACCGGGCACCCGGCTGGCGCACGTCGAAGGCCGTGATCATTCCGCGCTGGCGCAGGTGATCGACGGGCATGCCTCGCAAACCTTCGCGCAAGCGGCATAGCAGCCGTTCGGCGCGGGCGCGGTTGCGCCGCAGCGCATCCTCCTGCTCGAACAGGTCGAGCGTCGCAATCGCCGCCCGGCAGGCCAGCGCGTTACCGGTATACGAATGGGAATGCAGAAAGCTGCGCGCCACGTCGTCGTCCACAAAGCCATCGTGGATCGCATCGCGCGTCATCACCAGCGCCAACGGCAGATAGCCGCCGCTGATGCCCTTGGAGAGGCAAAGAAAGTCGGGCCAGATGCCGGCCTGCTCGCACGCGAAGAAGGTGCCCGTGCGCCCGCAGCCCACAGCAATTTCGTCGGCGATGAGGTGCACGCCGTAGCGGTCGCACAGCGCGCGCACCAGGCGCAGGTATTCGGGGTCGTGCATGGCCATGCCGGTGGCGCATTGCACCAGCGGCTCGACGATCACGGCGGCAATCGACGCATGGCTTTCGGCCAGCAGCGCCTCGAGTTCGGCTGCAGCGTGCCGCGCCACCGCGGCAGCGCTTTCGCCCTGCCGTGCGCCCCGTGCGTCGGGCGATGCAACAAAGTGCGCATTCGCGAGCAGCGGCGCGTAGGCATCGCGGAACACCGGCACGTCGGTCACATGCAGCGCGCCCAGCGTCTCGCCGTGGTAGCCGTTGCGCAGCGCGACAAAGTTGCGCTTGCCGGCGAGGCCCGCGTTGCGCCACGCATGAAAGCTCATCTTCAACGCGATCTCCACCGCCGATGCGCCGTCGGAGGCGTAGAAGCAATGGCCGAGCGCATGGCCGGTCAGCGCGGCAAGCCGCTCGGCCAACTCCACCGCGGGCGCGTGCGTGCAGCCTGCGAGCATCACGTGCGAAAGCGTGTCGAGCTGGTCTTTCAGCGCGGCGTTGATGGCCGGATGCGCATGCCCGAAGAGATTGACCCACCACGAACTCGTCGCGTCGAGGTAGCGGCGGCCGTCATGGTCATGGAGCCAGACGCCCTCGCCCCGCGCGATCGGCAGCGGCGGCACCGCCTCCAGGCGGATGCTCTGCGTGCACGGATGCCACACGTGGCGCCGGCTGCGCTGTTGCCAGCTCGCGTTTTTTGACGGCGCGGGCGTCGGGTGAGGAGCAATCGTTGGCGGCATCCGCGTAATCCTTTGGGAGCAAGGCGCGGGATCGTATCGACGCAGATCGGCCGCGGCAAACCGCCGGCTCCGATGCGAGATGCGGCCGGTTTGAGCGGCGTTGGCCGGCGTAGCTGATGGTTCGAATCAAGCTCGTGCAACACGGCGGTTTCCCGTGCGTAGAACTTGCGAAGGGCCGGACGCAAGTTGTCTTGCAGACGATAGAGATAGTTGCAGAATATCGAGCATCCGCCGGCGCACGGGTGTGTTTTCTTGTTATCGGACACGCCGATGGCTGATTTTGAAAATCATGAGAAGCCGGCTTGGCATCCTGGCGTTTTCAGCCCTTTTTCACCAGCGCCGAGATGTATTCGCGCAATGAAGTCGCCCCGCGTTCGGATCTTTCCGGCTCTTCCTTGTTATCGAGGGTGAGGCGCGTCATGGCGGCATAAGACCTTGCGCCGGCCTCCGAAAATCCCATCGAACGAAACGCCTGCTCCCATTGGTCCGGCGGCGTCACGACCACTTCCACCGGCCGCCCCAGTGCCTCTGCGAACGCCTCAGCGACATCGCGCGGCGAGTAGCGCTCCGGCCCCTCGACATAGTGCGGCCCGGAGGAGCGGCCCTCGCCCAGCATGAGCCGCGCCGCAAACTCGCCGAGGTCGCGCGGCGCCACCATCGGCAGCGTGAAGTCGGGCGGATACATGCTGTCCAGCTTGCCCTTGCTCCGCGCGGGCTCGAGCGAGGCGTCCCAGTTGCTCATGTAGTAGGCGGCACGAATCGCGCTCACTGGCACAGGCTGGGCCGCAAGCGCCTGCTCCATCCGGTAGAGCACATCGAGGTCGCCGATACGGTCGCCGCGCTGCGCGCCGTAAGTCGATTCGGCAACGATCTTCTCGAGCGGCAAGCCTTCGATCGCTTCGAGAATGCAGTCCAGGCTCCTTTGCTCCTCGGCAGCGGTGTCGCTGGAAGGCGGCGCGGGCGGGTTGAGCAGGAACAGGCGCTTGCCGCCGGCCACCACGCGCCGCAGCGAAGGCACGTCGAACACATCGGCCTCCGCGATGGTGGCGCCCTGCCGGTGCAAGGCGTCGGCATGTGCGGCGTCGCGCGTGACCGCGATCACCTTCTCGCCTTGCGCAAGCAGCGCAGAAACCAGCGCCGAGCCGACATGCCCGGTCGCGCCAAGGACGATGTGCGTCATGCGTGTGCCTTTCTTCAACGGTTGCAAACCGGAAATGACATGGCTCGAAGCTATTGGCCCGCCGCCGCCGCGAGCGCCCGGGTTGGACGACGCCCGTCGTGGGTCTATTCCCACACCGGCGGCCCCGCGCCGCGCGGAGAAATGCATGTCCACGCATTTTTCAAGGAGCAATTTCATGTCGAAGACGAATCCCAACACCCCCGATGAACGCGGCTCGCTCCCGCCCGATCACAACAAGGCGGGCAACCAGAGCCCCACGCCCCGTAACGAGCCACGCCGCACCGCTGAAAGCCGCCACGACCGCGAAAGCCACGTCGGCAGCAGCAACCAGACCCAATCGCGCCGAGGCGGCGGCACGCACTGAGGGCCCCCGGCTGAACACGAACTACCTGCGGTCTCGCCCATGTCTCACCGCAACGAAGCCACCGCAGCCCTGAAGGCGCTGAGCATCGCCACCGACGCATGCCGCGAGTGCCCGCTGGGCGAGCCCGCAACGCAGTCGGTCTTTGGCGAGGGCCCGGTCGGCGCTGTGCTGATGGTGGTGGGCGAGCAGCCCGGCGACAAGGAAGACCTGGTGGGCCGCCCCTTCGTCGGCCCCGCCGGCAAGCTGTTCGACCGCGCCGTGGCCGAGCTCGGCTGGTCGCGCGACAAGCTCTACGTGACCAATGCGGTGAAGCATTTCAAATACGAACTGCGCGGCAAGCGCCGCATCCACAAGACGCCGGGCCAGCGCGAGGCTGAGGCCTGCAGGCACTGGCTCGAAAGCGAAATAGAGCTCGTGCAGCCGCGCGCCTTCATTGCCTTGGGCGGCACGGCCGCGCGCTCGCTGCTGGGCCGGCCGGTGGCCGTGATGAAGGAGCGTGGCCAGTGGCAGGAGAACCCCGCCGGACACCGAGTGCTGGTGACGCTGCACCCTTCCGCCCTGCTGCGCGGCGACCCGGAGCAAAGGGAGGCCGCGTGGGAAGCCTGGCTCAAGGACCTGCGGGTGGCCTCGGAGGTGATGAAGAAAACGGCGGCTGCCAAGTCTCCCGGGCGTGCCGCCCCCGCGCCCCGGCCGGTGCGCGCCCCACGCCGGACTCGAACGACAGCCCCTGCCTAGGCCCTCGCCGCGCGGGATGTCAGGCGCGCCGCCGCGTGCGCATGGTGATCGAATAGCGCAGCGTCTCGGTGGGCGCAATGGCGTGCTGCCAGGCCCAGCGCGCTTCGCTTCGAAGCGTGTAGATGGAGCGCGGCTCCATCAGCAGCTCGAGGCCCGGAGGTGCGCTGGCGCTGGCCGGGGGATAAGGCCGCAGCTGCATCACGGCATCGCCGAGCAGCGAAACGCCGACGATGTCCTCGAAGTCGGGCACGTCGCGGTGCCAGCCAAGCGGCGTTCCGGGCCGATATTCGGCCACGAGCATGTGGGCGAAATCTTCGGGCGCCATGCCCATCCATTCGGCCACCCTGGCCCTTAGGGGGTGGAATACCTCAGGGATCGGCGCACCCGGCTTGAGACGATGGTTGGCAAAGTCGTAGCTGCCGCCAAAGCCGATGCCGCGGCGGCGCGCGGTGTATTCCTTGTAGCGCATCTCCCGGAGCTCGAAGCCCCGCACGATGCGCAGCAGCTCCTCTTCTTCGGCGCGCGTGAGAAATTCATGCTCGTACCGCAGGCCCTCGATGGCTGCCGCCGGCACCTCACCGAACAGGTCGGGCTCGTCGGCCAGCTGAATGCGCCTAGCGGATCGCATCGACGCCTCCCCGTTCTCCCTTCGCACGTGCCGGGCCGCCCAGCTGCAACTCCCACCAGGGCGGCAGCAGCTGCCGGATTTCAGCGCGTGCAAACCGGTCGTCCAGCAGATGCAGCACGCCGCTGTCTTGTTCGGTGCGAATGACGCGCCCGGCAGCCTGCACCACTTTTTGCAGGCCCGGATAGAGATAGGTGTACTCGTACCCCTTGCCGAAGCGCGCCTGCATGCGCTCGCGCGTGATCTCGTTCAGGGCGTTGTATTGCGGCAGGCCCAGGCTCGCGACAAAGGCGCCGATGAGCCGGCTTCCGGGCAGGTCGATGCCTTCGCCGAAGGCGCCGCCGAGCACGGCAAAGCCGATTCCTCGCCCGCCCTCCTCGAAGCGAGCCACAAAGTCGCGCCGCTCGGCCTCGGCCATGCCGCGGGTTTGCGTCCACACGGGCACGCCCGGGTGCCTGGCCAAGAATGCCGCGCAGGCTTTTTCAAGGTAGTCGAAGCTGCTGAAGAACGCGAGGTAGTTGCCCGGCAGGCGCTCGAACTGGGCCCCGATGATTTCGGCCACGCTGCGCAACGATCCGGCGCGGTCGCGGAACCGGGTCGACACGTTCATGGCCACTTCCACGCGCAGTTGCTGGCTGCAGAAAGGCGACGCCACGTCGAGCAAGGCCGTGTCGGCCGGCAGCCCGAGCGCGTCGCGGTAGAACTCGAAAGGCGACAAGGTGCCCGAAAAGCAGGTGACCGATGCGGCATCGGCAAACCTC
Proteins encoded in this region:
- a CDS encoding NmrA family NAD(P)-binding protein, whose amino-acid sequence is MTHIVLGATGHVGSALVSALLAQGEKVIAVTRDAAHADALHRQGATIAEADVFDVPSLRRVVAGGKRLFLLNPPAPPSSDTAAEEQRSLDCILEAIEGLPLEKIVAESTYGAQRGDRIGDLDVLYRMEQALAAQPVPVSAIRAAYYMSNWDASLEPARSKGKLDSMYPPDFTLPMVAPRDLGEFAARLMLGEGRSSGPHYVEGPERYSPRDVAEAFAEALGRPVEVVVTPPDQWEQAFRSMGFSEAGARSYAAMTRLTLDNKEEPERSERGATSLREYISALVKKG
- a CDS encoding aldo/keto reductase, translating into MQYRKFGRTGLFVSELCLGTMTFGGASGIWGHIGNLQQAEAESLVGRALDAGINFIDTADVYSEGLSETITGQALKNLKVPRDNVVVATKVFGEAGKSPNAAGASRYHIMDGVKASLKRLQLDHIDLYQIHGFDPVTPIEETVRALDNLVQQGHVRYVGVSNWAAWQIMKALGIAERQGLARFESLQAYYTIAGRDLERELAPMLRSENVGLMVWSPLAGGLLSGKYGRNTEAEKGSRRTTFDFPPVNVVRAYDCIDAMRELAEARKVSVAQIALAWLLHQQVVTSVIVGAKRVEQLDDNIAATAIRLGADELAQLDQVSALPSEYPGWMLERQGGARAKRLAESSQRG
- the bioF gene encoding 8-amino-7-oxononanoate synthase, with translation MSRLLERLEDEIAALDAQSLRRRRQIAETACAPEQTLTLSGAQAQRAMLCFSSNDYLGLAAHPALAAALAEGAARYGTGSGGSHLVLGHSRAHAELEERLGDWMAPFIPEARSLFFCTGYMANLAVLSALGGAEAVIFSESLNHASLIDGARLAKARVERYPHCDLAALDAQLGACDAPVKLIVSDAVFSMDGNIAPVAGLLSLAERHDAWLVLDDAHGFGVLGATGRGVLQAEGLRSERLVLVGTLGKAAGVSGAFVAAHRTVADYLVQKARPYIFTTAAPPAVAHALLASLKLIEGEEGDARRARLKARIAQFRRGLEAILQPGGSAWLPASSTAIQPLIVGGNARAMETMAQLDARGLRVGAIRPPTVPAGTARLRITLSASHTESDVARLVDAVGSALAQQPEVHP
- a CDS encoding alpha-ketoglutarate-dependent dioxygenase AlkB codes for the protein MRSARRIQLADEPDLFGEVPAAAIEGLRYEHEFLTRAEEEELLRIVRGFELREMRYKEYTARRRGIGFGGSYDFANHRLKPGAPIPEVFHPLRARVAEWMGMAPEDFAHMLVAEYRPGTPLGWHRDVPDFEDIVGVSLLGDAVMQLRPYPPASASAPPGLELLMEPRSIYTLRSEARWAWQHAIAPTETLRYSITMRTRRRA
- the bioA gene encoding adenosylmethionine--8-amino-7-oxononanoate transaminase, producing MPPTIAPHPTPAPSKNASWQQRSRRHVWHPCTQSIRLEAVPPLPIARGEGVWLHDHDGRRYLDATSSWWVNLFGHAHPAINAALKDQLDTLSHVMLAGCTHAPAVELAERLAALTGHALGHCFYASDGASAVEIALKMSFHAWRNAGLAGKRNFVALRNGYHGETLGALHVTDVPVFRDAYAPLLANAHFVASPDARGARQGESAAAVARHAAAELEALLAESHASIAAVIVEPLVQCATGMAMHDPEYLRLVRALCDRYGVHLIADEIAVGCGRTGTFFACEQAGIWPDFLCLSKGISGGYLPLALVMTRDAIHDGFVDDDVARSFLHSHSYTGNALACRAAIATLDLFEQEDALRRNRARAERLLCRLREGLRGMPVDHLRQRGMITAFDVRQPGARFAERFHLGARANGLLMRPIGATVYLMPPYAIGDGEIDLLVDATLDTLRALDVPGRAEQGGRDVALA
- a CDS encoding UdgX family uracil-DNA binding protein (This protein belongs to the uracil DNA glycosylase superfamily, members of which act in excision repair of DNA. However, it belongs more specifically to UdgX branch, whose founding member was found to bind uracil in DNA (where it does not belong), without cleaving it, appears to promote DNA repair by a pathway involving RecA, rather than base excision.), which codes for MSHRNEATAALKALSIATDACRECPLGEPATQSVFGEGPVGAVLMVVGEQPGDKEDLVGRPFVGPAGKLFDRAVAELGWSRDKLYVTNAVKHFKYELRGKRRIHKTPGQREAEACRHWLESEIELVQPRAFIALGGTAARSLLGRPVAVMKERGQWQENPAGHRVLVTLHPSALLRGDPEQREAAWEAWLKDLRVASEVMKKTAAAKSPGRAAPAPRPVRAPRRTRTTAPA